One region of Phragmites australis chromosome 18, lpPhrAust1.1, whole genome shotgun sequence genomic DNA includes:
- the LOC133899051 gene encoding dof zinc finger protein MNB1A-like produces the protein MQEAAVETGRRPAQQFTGVDLRRPKGYAAPSTTAASQAPGEGDPCPRCESRDTKFCYYNNYNMSQPRHYCKGCRRYWTKGGTLRNVPVGGGTRKKPSSSSSSAVVANSAKPKKPSKKKRRVALALPKPTTTPAAADSTKTTETTTTTTTTTPTTDAASEITTELVVPAVEEDSLAHLLQPDDAATVALGLGLSDFLAGKNQGLVEPDIFEWPSAFDLGACWGSAAFGDPDPALFLNLP, from the coding sequence ATGCAGGAAGCAGCGGTCGAGACCGGCCGGCGGCCGGCGCAGCAGTTCACTGGCGTTGACCTCCGCCGGCCCAAGGGGTACGCCGCGCCATCTACCACGGCGGCGAGCCAGGCGCCGGGGGAGGGCGACCCGTGCCCGCGGTGCGAGTCCCGGGACACCAAGTTCTGCTACTACAACAACTACAACATGTCGCAGCCGCGCCACTACTGCAAGGGCTGCCGCCGCTACTGGACCAAGGGCGGCACCCTCCGCAACGTCCCTGTCGGCGGCGGCACCCGCAAGAAGCCGtcttcgtcctcctcctccgctgtCGTCGCCAACTCCGCCAAGCCCAAGAAGCCCTCCAAGAAGAAGCGCCGCGTCGCGCTCGCGCTCCCCAAGCCCACCACCACCCCAGCCGCCGCCGACTCCACCAAGACGACCGAAACAACCACGACGACGACCACCACCACACCGACGACCGACGCCGCGAGCGAGATCACCACCGAGCTCGTGGTCCCCGCGGTGGAGGAGGACTCCCTCGCCCACCTGTTGCAGCCGGACGACGCCGCAACCGTCGCGCTGGGGCTGGGGCTGTCGGACTTCCTCGCTGGGAAGAACCAGGGGCTGGTGGAGCCGGACATCTTCGAGTGGCCTTCGGCGTTCGACCTGGGCGCGTGCTGGGGCAGCGCCGCGTTCGGCGACCCGGACCCCGCCCTGTTCCTCAACCTCCCGTGA